Proteins encoded within one genomic window of Chlorobaculum sp. MV4-Y:
- a CDS encoding ABC transporter ATP-binding protein — MKILLRILRYLAPSKGKIALVIVVSMFTSLFSVVSIYSILPLLNEVFSANQTPLTAEPATTTRPKLTLQETKQPKPDQFLSTTHATGKNLEGKTVKSKAIQLKTWALEKFQAMFSAPTKEETLLKICLFLISAFALKNLFIYLNKQIIFRIQTKTAKKLRDDVFSSIIEMQLDYFNKNRVGNLMNYVYNDVENVNNSISSTFVNFLQNPFSIIVFLTVLLALSWQLTLFSAVTSIVILLLVRRIGKNIRGLARRYQVNMGNMNSVLQEKFNGIKIIKSTAFEEVEFNKFKAFTKEFRTLGIRISQLKNMIGPLNETLMIAAIAMVLWFGGLQVFNGMMTANELLVFAFTLYSTMGPIKQLGEANTAIEAGLVSVERLFEVLDTEPEIVNGNRHISSFNKAIRFEDVCFKYNKEEPNAPNILDHVSFEIKKGEMVALIGQSGSGKSTAVDLLMRFYDVDSGRITIDDIDIREFDYKQLRKMIGVVSQEVILFNDTIEQNIAYGVHEEIEHGQIEKAAKLANAHQFIMEKADQYNTMIGDRGIQLSGGQRQRIAIARAMVKNPELLIFDEATSALDNESEKVVQQAIDQAMENRTALVVAHRLSTIKNADRIIVMERGRVIESGSHTELLEKNGVYKMLYDIQFAGQVADQQKNNVI; from the coding sequence ATGAAGATACTGCTGAGAATACTTCGCTACCTGGCTCCGTCGAAAGGGAAAATCGCTCTGGTCATTGTTGTGAGCATGTTTACCTCACTTTTCAGCGTCGTGTCGATCTATTCGATTCTTCCGTTGCTCAACGAGGTTTTTTCCGCCAACCAAACGCCCCTCACAGCCGAACCAGCGACCACCACCCGTCCAAAGTTGACCCTGCAAGAAACGAAGCAGCCCAAACCGGATCAGTTTTTATCGACGACGCATGCAACCGGCAAAAACCTCGAAGGCAAAACCGTCAAGAGCAAAGCCATTCAGCTGAAAACCTGGGCTCTCGAAAAGTTCCAGGCAATGTTCAGCGCTCCTACCAAAGAAGAGACGCTCCTAAAAATCTGCCTGTTCCTGATCTCGGCATTCGCCCTCAAAAACCTGTTCATCTACCTAAACAAGCAGATCATTTTCCGCATCCAGACCAAAACCGCCAAGAAACTCCGTGATGACGTCTTCAGCAGCATCATCGAAATGCAGCTCGATTACTTCAACAAGAACCGGGTCGGCAACCTGATGAACTACGTCTATAACGACGTTGAAAACGTCAACAACAGCATCAGCTCGACGTTCGTAAACTTCCTGCAAAACCCTTTTTCCATTATTGTCTTTCTTACCGTGCTGCTTGCACTGAGCTGGCAATTGACCCTTTTTTCAGCAGTCACGTCGATCGTTATCCTTTTGCTCGTCCGCAGGATCGGCAAAAACATCAGGGGGCTGGCGCGCCGTTACCAGGTAAACATGGGCAACATGAACTCTGTATTGCAGGAAAAATTCAACGGCATCAAGATCATCAAATCCACAGCATTCGAAGAGGTCGAGTTCAACAAGTTCAAGGCATTCACCAAAGAGTTTCGTACGCTCGGCATACGCATCTCGCAGCTCAAGAACATGATCGGCCCTCTCAATGAAACGCTCATGATTGCGGCCATCGCCATGGTGCTCTGGTTTGGCGGCCTGCAGGTCTTCAACGGCATGATGACCGCCAATGAACTCCTGGTCTTCGCCTTCACGTTGTACTCGACCATGGGACCGATCAAGCAGCTTGGCGAAGCAAACACCGCTATCGAGGCTGGACTGGTGTCGGTCGAGCGCCTGTTCGAGGTGCTTGACACCGAACCAGAGATTGTCAACGGCAATCGCCACATCAGCTCGTTCAACAAAGCAATTCGTTTCGAGGATGTCTGTTTCAAATACAACAAGGAGGAGCCCAACGCCCCGAACATCCTCGATCACGTCTCTTTCGAAATCAAAAAGGGTGAAATGGTAGCACTCATCGGCCAATCGGGATCAGGCAAATCGACAGCTGTCGATCTGCTCATGCGGTTCTATGACGTCGATTCGGGACGCATCACCATCGATGACATTGATATTCGCGAGTTTGATTACAAGCAGTTGAGAAAGATGATCGGTGTGGTCAGCCAGGAGGTGATTCTGTTCAACGACACCATCGAGCAGAACATCGCTTATGGCGTCCATGAAGAGATTGAGCACGGCCAGATCGAAAAAGCCGCAAAGCTGGCAAATGCGCACCAGTTCATCATGGAAAAAGCCGATCAGTACAACACCATGATTGGCGATCGCGGCATCCAGCTTTCGGGCGGCCAGCGCCAGCGCATTGCCATCGCCCGCGCTATGGTCAAGAATCCCGAGCTGCTCATCTTCGACGAAGCCACCAGCGCGCTGGACAACGAATCGGAAAAAGTGGTGCAGCAGGCCATCGACCAGGCCATGGAGAACCGCACGGCACTGGTTGTGGCGCATCGTCTTTCAACTATCAAGAATGCCGACCGGATCATTGTCATGGAACGCGGGCGCGTCATCGAATCCGGAAGCCACACAGAGTTGCTCGAAAAGAATGGCGTGTACAAGATGCTCTACGACATCCAGTTTGCCGGTCAGGTGGCCGATCAGCAAAAAAACAATGTGATCTGA
- a CDS encoding glycosyltransferase, with translation MFADQTSVILLCFVKCFELYLHFLILFLKPYYSPECPPSFTPAKQTYTTVSCSLQPNHEGASFSVSAVMAVYNPKPEFFRQAVLSVLGQTTPVLELVLVNDGGSDEFKTFLPDDDRIRVFTKPNEGVAATRNFAIKQCRGEYIAFLDQDDYWYPDKLKEQTDMIPALGDICMVISPVDIVDEKNNILKNKKTIKISSTYQRKTSEGDFLLNLSEANFIYSSVPMVHRKVFDDVGLFDSLAQPHDDWDLYLRIVINSIPTYCYRERALSVWRLHDSNESHKVLAMLRSKCQVEKKLIKVVNDKKVHAILNTNLLIDYIERDHIIYKKGRYGCYRVLLRSHLQKLVKEFFNCRGEMYGAYPELRRIRKTILKASRRYVLSYYYEKRHKIIW, from the coding sequence TTGTTCGCCGATCAAACCAGCGTGATTTTGTTGTGCTTTGTCAAGTGTTTTGAGCTTTACTTGCATTTTCTTATTTTGTTCTTAAAACCCTACTATAGCCCTGAGTGCCCGCCTTCATTTACCCCTGCAAAACAAACCTATACTACCGTGAGCTGCTCTTTGCAACCCAATCATGAAGGTGCTTCCTTTTCAGTATCTGCTGTTATGGCAGTGTACAATCCCAAGCCTGAATTTTTCAGGCAGGCCGTTTTGTCGGTGCTTGGCCAGACGACGCCTGTGCTTGAACTGGTGTTGGTCAATGACGGTGGCAGTGATGAGTTCAAGACCTTTTTGCCGGACGATGATCGGATCAGGGTGTTCACGAAGCCAAATGAAGGTGTGGCCGCGACGCGAAATTTTGCCATTAAGCAATGCCGTGGCGAGTACATCGCGTTTCTGGATCAGGATGATTACTGGTATCCCGACAAGCTGAAGGAGCAAACGGATATGATACCTGCTCTTGGCGATATTTGCATGGTGATCTCTCCGGTGGACATTGTTGATGAAAAGAACAATATTCTTAAAAATAAGAAAACGATAAAAATTTCATCTACATATCAGAGAAAAACTAGCGAGGGTGATTTTCTGCTCAATTTATCAGAAGCTAACTTTATTTACTCTTCTGTGCCAATGGTTCATCGAAAGGTATTTGATGATGTGGGTTTATTCGATTCTCTTGCCCAGCCTCATGATGACTGGGATCTGTATTTAAGAATCGTTATTAACTCTATTCCGACCTATTGTTACCGTGAGCGAGCATTGTCGGTTTGGCGTCTTCATGATTCAAATGAATCTCACAAAGTTTTGGCGATGTTGCGTTCAAAATGCCAGGTTGAAAAGAAACTCATTAAAGTTGTGAATGATAAAAAAGTTCATGCAATTCTTAATACAAACCTTCTCATTGATTACATTGAGCGAGACCATATTATATACAAGAAAGGTCGTTATGGTTGTTATCGAGTATTGCTCAGAAGTCACCTTCAAAAGCTGGTTAAGGAGTTTTTTAATTGTCGAGGTGAGATGTACGGGGCTTACCCGGAGCTTCGACGTATCCGCAAGACGATTTTGAAGGCGTCTCGTCGCTATGTCTTATCATATTATTATGAAAAAAGACACAAAATAATTTGGTGA
- a CDS encoding glycosyltransferase family 2 protein, translating to MDRFWLYMLCYNEELLLPFTLDYYSRFAERIFVWDNMSTDSSPDICKRYPNVTVKRFNTGGQLKDKVFQRIKNKAWKKARGKARYVGVIDTDEIIYHPQGLDSLLDQAYEANANIIRQTNAYRVYSANRTRPANDFSLLPENMDILCGPEEGKTAIFSPELREINYKPGAHRCKPKGKNLSEFVGGLWFHYSHVLGAEIMAKKYEDRMARMSRLNKRHNWGFHYALKYDELLECMSQGTVPLSDIL from the coding sequence ATGGATCGTTTTTGGCTTTACATGCTGTGTTATAATGAGGAGCTGCTGCTTCCGTTCACGCTTGATTATTATTCCCGATTTGCAGAGAGGATTTTTGTCTGGGATAATATGTCAACAGACTCATCTCCGGATATTTGCAAACGCTACCCCAATGTTACCGTCAAGCGTTTCAATACCGGTGGCCAGCTCAAGGACAAGGTGTTTCAGCGAATAAAGAACAAGGCATGGAAAAAGGCTCGCGGTAAAGCGCGTTATGTGGGCGTCATTGATACGGATGAAATCATCTATCATCCGCAAGGGCTCGATTCGCTCCTTGATCAGGCATATGAAGCCAACGCAAATATAATCAGGCAGACGAACGCTTATAGGGTGTATTCAGCGAATAGAACACGGCCTGCAAATGATTTCTCGCTTTTACCAGAAAATATGGATATTCTTTGTGGTCCGGAAGAGGGTAAGACTGCTATATTTTCACCTGAATTACGTGAAATAAATTACAAGCCAGGAGCGCATCGATGTAAGCCAAAAGGGAAGAATCTTTCAGAATTTGTCGGTGGGCTATGGTTTCATTACAGTCATGTTCTTGGTGCTGAAATCATGGCAAAAAAATATGAAGACAGGATGGCCCGTATGAGCCGTCTGAACAAACGCCATAATTGGGGCTTTCATTATGCATTGAAATACGATGAGCTGCTCGAGTGTATGTCCCAGGGTACGGTGCCTTTGTCAGATATTCTCTGA
- a CDS encoding glycosyltransferase family 4 protein has protein sequence MIRILCLHLAENQASYRYRVEQFLPYWKEYGIDMQPLRITSKSYPEKLSIALRSGEYDYVWLQRKPLSPLFTSIIARNTNLIYDYDDALYAVESYRKTKPKPTQPGSKQTIQRLNMVLKCSSLVFAGSHALSEYASRFNPENTFIIPTAYQKLLEPPSPKATDETVTIGWIGNTGNLYFLSKIDEAAFAIQSRFPDSRFSVMSGKAPEGLKTKWEFVKWSKEGESAWLDSIDIGIMPLEDDEWSRGKCAFKLLQYMAHGKPVVASRVGANIDAVIHGNSGFLAASEKEWEAAFETLVSNPEERLRMGEKSLEHFLSTYEREQVQQRMATILHEHYKQHAYNR, from the coding sequence ATGATCCGGATACTCTGTCTGCATCTTGCTGAAAACCAGGCCAGCTACCGTTACCGCGTCGAGCAGTTCCTCCCCTACTGGAAGGAGTACGGCATCGATATGCAGCCACTTCGCATCACCAGCAAAAGCTATCCTGAAAAACTCTCGATTGCGCTGCGTAGCGGAGAGTACGATTACGTCTGGTTGCAACGCAAGCCTCTCTCGCCGTTGTTCACGTCCATCATCGCTCGCAACACCAACCTGATCTATGATTACGACGACGCGCTCTATGCCGTTGAGAGTTACCGCAAAACAAAGCCCAAACCCACTCAGCCCGGATCGAAACAAACCATTCAACGGCTCAATATGGTTCTAAAATGCTCGTCGCTGGTCTTTGCAGGGAGTCACGCTCTATCCGAGTATGCCAGCAGATTCAATCCTGAAAACACGTTCATCATCCCGACCGCCTACCAAAAACTTCTGGAGCCCCCGTCACCAAAGGCGACCGATGAGACGGTCACCATCGGCTGGATCGGCAACACCGGAAACCTCTACTTCCTCTCCAAGATCGACGAAGCGGCATTTGCCATACAGTCACGGTTCCCGGATTCAAGGTTTTCGGTCATGAGTGGAAAAGCGCCAGAAGGGCTGAAAACGAAATGGGAGTTCGTCAAATGGTCGAAAGAGGGTGAAAGCGCATGGCTCGATTCTATCGACATAGGTATCATGCCACTGGAGGATGATGAGTGGAGCCGTGGCAAATGCGCCTTCAAGCTGTTACAGTACATGGCGCACGGCAAACCGGTCGTGGCCTCGCGGGTGGGGGCGAACATCGACGCGGTCATTCACGGCAACAGCGGCTTTCTTGCCGCCTCGGAGAAAGAGTGGGAAGCCGCCTTCGAAACGCTGGTCTCGAACCCCGAAGAGCGGCTCCGCATGGGTGAAAAGAGCCTCGAACACTTCCTCTCGACCTACGAACGAGAGCAGGTTCAGCAACGGATGGCTACGATTTTACACGAGCATTACAAACAACACGCTTATAACCGGTAA
- a CDS encoding glycosyltransferase family 9 protein: MKPRKKKKRQFRQLFARSLQRLAPARSGSAEFSGPLRSVAILAQEKLGDCVLLTPLVRNLRCAFPDLEIHLIAFSRASASFFMNDPAVTAVHLVKKQPQRYFREVLSRKFDLLFNTKDHPSTHFLLQSALIRARFKVGHKNPFHEGLYDRLLDLEFHSHMAAKNCALLPLLGVADTETCRPSLPAMPVSNEIRQLLRHLDGLRPIGINISAGQPNRYWTEEKWKTLLGSFPGERFVVLSGPDDVESKQRLEEKCRNVIETPPTNNLYEASLIVSKLRLLVTPDTSMVHVASGAGIPVVGLYREAPQDISRFGPYAVPYELVVSTTGEVSGVEPGEVASAVRRLTARAIGKEA; encoded by the coding sequence ATGAAGCCCCGAAAAAAGAAGAAGCGGCAGTTCCGCCAGCTTTTCGCTCGCTCGCTGCAACGCCTCGCGCCCGCCCGAAGCGGCAGCGCCGAATTCAGCGGCCCGCTGCGCTCCGTCGCCATCCTCGCGCAGGAGAAGCTCGGCGATTGTGTGCTGCTCACGCCGCTCGTCCGGAATCTTCGCTGCGCCTTTCCCGATCTCGAAATTCACCTCATCGCCTTCAGCCGCGCCTCAGCGAGCTTCTTCATGAACGACCCGGCGGTGACGGCGGTGCATCTCGTCAAGAAACAGCCCCAGCGCTATTTCCGGGAAGTGCTTTCGCGGAAGTTTGACCTCCTCTTCAACACCAAGGATCACCCATCGACGCACTTTCTGCTCCAGTCGGCGCTCATCCGCGCCCGCTTCAAGGTGGGGCACAAAAACCCGTTCCACGAGGGCCTTTACGACCGGCTGCTCGACCTGGAGTTCCACAGTCACATGGCGGCGAAAAACTGCGCCCTTCTGCCGCTGCTCGGCGTCGCAGATACAGAGACATGCCGCCCATCGCTGCCCGCGATGCCGGTGTCGAACGAGATACGGCAACTGCTGCGTCATCTGGATGGCCTACGTCCGATCGGCATCAATATCAGCGCCGGTCAACCCAACCGATACTGGACTGAAGAAAAGTGGAAAACACTGCTCGGCAGTTTTCCCGGCGAGCGCTTTGTAGTGCTTTCAGGGCCTGACGATGTCGAGTCCAAGCAGCGTCTCGAAGAGAAGTGCCGCAACGTCATCGAAACGCCGCCCACCAACAACCTGTACGAAGCGAGCCTCATCGTCTCGAAGCTCCGGCTGCTCGTAACGCCCGACACCTCAATGGTGCACGTCGCCTCGGGAGCGGGCATTCCGGTTGTCGGTCTGTACCGCGAAGCACCGCAGGACATTTCGCGCTTCGGCCCCTACGCCGTGCCGTACGAACTGGTCGTTTCGACAACGGGAGAAGTAAGCGGCGTTGAGCCTGGCGAAGTCGCCAGCGCCGTGCGGCGGCTCACGGCCCGCGCCATTGGGAAAGAAGCGTGA
- a CDS encoding glycosyltransferase, whose product MNILFINSIGRNKFGGGEKWMVNAAKGLTDRGHNVVLASKRNSRLLEYAAGRGVRTEAMEIRGDFSPLATLKIAAWMKKHQTDILICNLNKDVRVAGLAARLVGRPVVLARHGMLLCSKKWKHKLSLTRLTDGIITNSRTIKEAYAGYGWFDENFVKVIYNGLTIPGNVTAFDFAARYPGKKIIYSAGRLSKQKGFEYLIAAAAMLQRKRNDLIFAISGEGKLEAELKSKVKALGIEDTFVFLGFTPDIYPCLKGCDLFVLASLFEGMPNVVMEAMAMQKPVVATDVNGARELMGASTESLRCDTGLIIPPKDPAAIAEAIEKIIDNPAAMAAFGKAGRERVETHFTVPIMVDNLEKHLKAKLAEKARRG is encoded by the coding sequence ATGAACATTCTCTTCATCAACTCCATCGGCCGCAACAAATTCGGCGGCGGCGAAAAGTGGATGGTCAACGCCGCCAAAGGCTTGACCGATCGCGGCCACAACGTGGTGCTCGCCAGCAAGCGCAACTCCCGGCTGCTGGAGTACGCCGCCGGGCGCGGCGTCCGCACCGAAGCGATGGAGATTCGCGGCGACTTCAGCCCGCTGGCGACGCTGAAAATCGCCGCATGGATGAAAAAGCACCAGACCGACATTCTCATCTGCAACCTCAACAAGGATGTGCGCGTGGCGGGCCTCGCCGCGCGGCTCGTCGGGCGACCCGTGGTGCTGGCGCGCCACGGGATGCTCTTGTGCAGCAAGAAATGGAAGCACAAGCTCTCGCTCACCCGCCTGACCGACGGCATTATCACCAACAGCCGCACCATCAAAGAGGCCTACGCTGGATACGGCTGGTTCGACGAAAATTTCGTGAAGGTGATCTACAACGGCCTCACGATTCCCGGCAACGTCACGGCCTTCGACTTCGCCGCGCGCTACCCCGGCAAAAAGATCATCTACAGCGCCGGACGCCTCTCGAAGCAGAAAGGCTTTGAGTACCTCATCGCCGCCGCCGCCATGCTGCAACGCAAGCGCAACGACCTCATCTTCGCCATCTCGGGCGAAGGCAAGCTCGAAGCTGAACTGAAAAGCAAGGTCAAAGCGCTCGGAATCGAAGACACTTTCGTTTTCCTCGGCTTCACGCCGGACATCTACCCGTGCCTGAAAGGGTGCGACCTCTTCGTGCTGGCGTCGCTGTTCGAGGGGATGCCGAACGTCGTCATGGAGGCGATGGCGATGCAGAAGCCGGTCGTCGCCACCGACGTGAACGGCGCGCGCGAGCTGATGGGCGCGAGCACCGAAAGCCTACGCTGCGACACGGGCCTTATCATCCCGCCGAAAGATCCGGCGGCCATCGCCGAGGCGATCGAAAAAATCATCGACAACCCCGCAGCGATGGCGGCGTTCGGCAAGGCCGGGCGCGAGCGCGTCGAAACGCACTTCACCGTGCCGATCATGGTTGACAATCTCGAAAAGCATCTGAAAGCGAAGCTCGCCGAAAAAGCGCGACGGGGCTGA
- a CDS encoding glycosyltransferase — protein sequence MNFLFLNSASRGWGGNEQSISLTAKILSTQHEIVFAYRDEEIGSHLHFRKYRLPFLFEGDLYTIFRLTQIVRKHRIDVIIPSKRKDYAIAGIVSRLCGTLNILWLGARRELQNNRVNQLVYESLADGIIVNARQIKETLAKSGVVTERKIKVLYRGIDSTVLERYLQPPGNEAGRPMMITAMGRLDKNKSHDLLLRGFARFLDMRPGIDARLEILGEGNERANLERLIAELGLEGRAVLRGFCADPYPDLAYSDVFAMTSETEGLSIALLEAMYLGNAPVSTYAGGGVTEIIDDEENGLLFEHGDEKALASHLLKLYLEPEYRRKIAEAARKSVVERYSAERVEREIVAFCKELQASKHP from the coding sequence ATGAATTTCCTCTTCCTGAACTCCGCGAGCCGCGGATGGGGCGGCAACGAACAATCGATCTCCCTGACCGCCAAAATCCTCTCGACGCAGCATGAGATCGTCTTCGCCTACCGCGACGAGGAGATCGGCAGCCATCTGCACTTCCGGAAATACCGCCTCCCCTTTCTCTTCGAGGGCGACCTCTACACGATCTTCCGCCTCACGCAGATTGTCCGGAAGCACCGCATCGATGTGATTATTCCCTCCAAGCGCAAGGATTACGCCATCGCGGGCATCGTCAGCCGCCTGTGCGGAACGCTCAACATCCTCTGGCTCGGAGCGCGGCGCGAACTGCAAAACAACCGGGTGAACCAGCTGGTTTACGAATCTCTGGCGGACGGCATCATCGTCAACGCGCGGCAGATCAAAGAGACGCTCGCCAAGAGCGGCGTCGTGACTGAAAGGAAAATCAAGGTGCTCTATCGCGGCATCGACTCGACAGTGCTGGAGCGCTATCTGCAACCGCCCGGCAACGAAGCCGGAAGGCCGATGATGATAACCGCGATGGGGCGGCTCGACAAGAACAAGAGCCACGACCTGCTCCTGCGCGGTTTCGCGCGCTTTCTCGACATGCGGCCCGGCATCGACGCGCGGCTGGAGATTCTCGGCGAAGGCAACGAGCGGGCCAATCTCGAACGGCTCATCGCTGAACTCGGTCTCGAAGGACGGGCCGTCTTGCGCGGATTTTGCGCCGATCCATATCCTGACCTCGCCTACAGCGACGTGTTCGCCATGACCTCCGAAACCGAGGGACTCTCCATCGCCCTGCTCGAAGCGATGTACCTCGGCAACGCGCCGGTTTCGACTTACGCCGGAGGCGGCGTCACCGAAATCATCGACGACGAAGAGAACGGCCTGCTCTTCGAGCATGGCGACGAAAAAGCGCTTGCCAGCCACCTGCTCAAACTCTACCTTGAACCGGAGTATCGACGGAAAATCGCCGAAGCGGCCCGCAAAAGCGTGGTCGAACGCTACTCGGCGGAGCGCGTCGAGCGAGAGATCGTCGCATTCTGCAAGGAGCTTCAAGCATCGAAACATCCATGA
- a CDS encoding glycosyltransferase, whose amino-acid sequence MKLLFVNSAREWGGTEKWTRMATRKLSEQHEVSLIYRKEVVGKNFDLPKFRLPCLSHIDLYTLLRMVAIIRQNGIEVVIPTKRKDYLLGGLAGKITGVPMILRLGADRKLKWPWQRFMYHTLSSGIIVNASKIKKTLLETGYIPEAKIRVIYNGLDTAELDRRRSEQPVANPFPVTITGLGRLTWNKGYDFLIRSFARFVKHTGNRDAGIVLIGDGAQKEEFTKLAAELGLRERVLFPGFQQNPYPWLAASDIFAVTSTNEGLPNALLEAMYLGNAPVSTRAGGVEEVIDDSLNGLLLDYGDEEALSSALQLLVESPERRAEFARQAKARIIEQFSMERMASEIAGFCREVAGKR is encoded by the coding sequence ATGAAGCTTCTCTTCGTCAACTCCGCGCGGGAGTGGGGTGGCACCGAAAAATGGACGCGGATGGCCACCCGCAAGCTCTCAGAGCAGCATGAGGTCTCGCTCATCTATCGCAAGGAGGTGGTGGGCAAAAACTTCGACCTGCCGAAATTCCGCCTCCCCTGCCTCAGCCACATCGATCTCTACACGCTCTTGCGGATGGTGGCGATCATTCGCCAAAACGGCATCGAGGTCGTCATCCCGACCAAGCGCAAGGACTACCTCCTCGGCGGTCTGGCGGGCAAGATCACCGGCGTGCCGATGATTCTGCGGCTCGGCGCGGACCGCAAGCTGAAATGGCCCTGGCAGCGCTTCATGTACCACACCCTCAGCAGCGGCATCATCGTCAACGCGAGCAAAATCAAAAAGACCCTGCTCGAAACCGGCTACATACCCGAAGCGAAAATCCGCGTCATCTACAACGGCCTCGACACCGCCGAACTCGACCGGCGGCGCTCGGAACAGCCCGTCGCCAACCCATTCCCGGTGACGATCACCGGGCTTGGGCGTCTGACGTGGAACAAAGGGTACGACTTTCTCATTCGCAGCTTCGCGCGCTTCGTCAAGCACACCGGCAACCGCGACGCGGGAATCGTGCTGATCGGCGACGGGGCGCAGAAAGAGGAGTTCACCAAACTCGCCGCCGAGCTGGGGCTGCGGGAGCGCGTGCTGTTTCCGGGCTTCCAGCAAAATCCTTACCCGTGGCTCGCCGCGAGCGACATTTTCGCCGTCACCTCGACCAACGAAGGCTTGCCCAACGCCCTGCTCGAAGCGATGTACCTCGGCAACGCGCCGGTCAGCACGCGGGCGGGCGGCGTCGAAGAGGTGATCGACGACAGCCTCAACGGCCTCCTGCTCGACTACGGCGACGAGGAGGCGCTGTCGAGTGCCCTGCAACTGCTCGTCGAATCGCCGGAGCGCCGGGCGGAGTTCGCGCGGCAAGCGAAGGCGCGGATCATCGAACAATTTTCGATGGAGCGGATGGCAAGCGAAATCGCCGGCTTCTGCCGGGAGGTGGCGGGAAAACGATGA
- a CDS encoding nucleotide sugar dehydrogenase: protein MENTKIALIGLGYVGLPLAVEFAKKFPVAGFDIKQERIEELNNGCDSTLEVDAEALGAVLTASNPLSADGDKGLFVTSSIAEIAKANIYIVTVPTPTDKHNRPVLTPLIRASETVGRVLDKGDIVIYESTVYPGATEEDCVPVLERVSGLCFNRDFFVGYSPERINPGDKEHTVAKIKKVTSGSTPEAARKIDELYASVITAGTHLASSIRVAEAAKVIENSQRDINIAFVNELAMIFNRMGIDTLDVLKAAGTKWNFLPFRPGLVGGHCIGVDPYYLAQKAQEYGYHPEIILAGRRLNDNMGRYVASEVVKLMISRDMKVKGAKVLMLGITFKENCPDIRNTRTVDIVAELREYGAQVHIHDPWANPEEVRHEYGLDCIDAPVEGGYDAIILAVAHAAFAEMAIGKLRSGDNAVIYDVKGVLPTGTIDGRL, encoded by the coding sequence ATGGAGAACACCAAAATCGCGTTGATCGGCTTGGGCTACGTCGGCCTGCCTCTCGCCGTCGAGTTCGCAAAAAAATTCCCGGTGGCCGGCTTCGACATCAAGCAGGAGCGGATCGAAGAGCTCAACAACGGGTGCGACTCGACGCTCGAAGTCGATGCGGAGGCCCTCGGCGCGGTGCTCACGGCGAGCAACCCGCTGAGCGCCGATGGCGACAAGGGCCTCTTCGTCACCTCCTCGATCGCGGAGATCGCCAAAGCAAACATCTACATCGTCACCGTGCCGACGCCGACCGACAAACACAACCGCCCCGTGCTCACCCCGCTCATCCGGGCGAGCGAAACCGTCGGGCGGGTGCTCGATAAAGGCGACATCGTAATCTACGAATCGACCGTCTATCCCGGCGCTACCGAGGAGGATTGCGTGCCGGTGCTCGAACGGGTCTCGGGCCTCTGCTTCAACCGGGACTTTTTCGTGGGCTACTCTCCCGAACGGATCAACCCCGGCGACAAGGAGCACACGGTCGCGAAGATCAAAAAGGTGACCTCCGGCTCAACGCCCGAAGCCGCCCGCAAAATCGACGAACTGTACGCTTCGGTCATCACGGCGGGCACGCACCTGGCCTCGTCGATCAGGGTCGCCGAAGCGGCCAAGGTGATCGAGAACTCGCAGCGCGACATCAACATCGCCTTCGTCAACGAGCTGGCGATGATCTTCAACCGCATGGGCATCGACACGCTCGACGTGCTCAAGGCCGCCGGGACGAAGTGGAACTTCCTGCCGTTCCGGCCCGGCCTGGTCGGCGGCCACTGCATCGGCGTCGATCCCTACTACCTGGCGCAGAAGGCTCAGGAGTACGGCTACCATCCGGAGATCATTCTGGCGGGCCGCCGCCTGAACGACAACATGGGTCGCTACGTCGCCTCGGAGGTGGTCAAGCTGATGATTTCGCGGGATATGAAGGTCAAAGGCGCGAAGGTGCTCATGCTCGGAATCACCTTCAAGGAGAACTGCCCCGACATCCGCAACACCCGCACGGTCGATATTGTGGCCGAGCTGCGGGAGTACGGCGCGCAGGTGCACATTCACGACCCCTGGGCCAACCCGGAGGAGGTGCGGCATGAATATGGACTCGACTGTATCGACGCGCCGGTCGAAGGCGGCTACGACGCCATCATTCTCGCCGTCGCGCACGCGGCGTTCGCGGAGATGGCTATCGGCAAACTCCGCTCGGGCGATAACGCCGTGATCTACGACGTGAAGGGGGTGCTGCCAACCGGCACCATCGACGGCAGATTGTAA